In one Mesorhizobium australicum genomic region, the following are encoded:
- a CDS encoding hydantoinase/oxoprolinase family protein, which yields MYLGVDIGGTFTDLVLVDGEGRLTTTKALSTPGELEVGVFDAVRNAAEQIGMTAEELLAKVTAFGHGTTQATNAVIERDGARTGLLATRGFGDTLAIQRLMGFTAGVPVSRLGWYSRRRYPDPIVPRSLVREVRERVDHQGKVLVELDEDGVRTAVRELLDQGVQTFAVAFLWSFRNTDHERRAGAIIREMAPDTYVTLSSDVAPVIGEYERTATAALNSYLAPKVVSYLDGIEQMLRRRGFKGAFSILNSAGGVMPVAEAARRPVTLVTSGPTGGVMGSVHLARRLGYRNLITTDMGGTSFDVAIVVDEKPLMSLNHEAGGFHIATPMIEVRAIGAGGGSIARVVDGQLRVGPDSASAWPGPACYGRGGTEPTVTDADVVLGIIDPETFLGGKMKLDRAAAEKAVRDRIAEPLGLSVEEAAAGIRRIVDAQMADTLREVTIGRGHDPRDFVIFAYGGAGPVHCAGYGAELGVPKMIVPVTSMAHSAYGALAADVQYSRERSMLMRGGGGPRKLSEGLDPCAVGSAFAELEEDCRTAMERAGVAADDVRLLRAADLRYRRQTNDLMISFPAGAVDQAALEELVARFEETYEQTYGKGSAFREAGIELTNVRVEAFGAARRPELKVETSVKEPAAGRRRIFEPVAMQWMETAVYNWRDLPVGFRIDGPAVIEHPETSVFVAAGQYARLDEGANITIEQNVEA from the coding sequence ATGTATCTGGGAGTGGATATCGGCGGCACGTTCACCGACCTCGTGCTCGTCGACGGCGAGGGTCGCCTAACCACGACGAAGGCGCTGTCGACGCCGGGAGAGCTGGAAGTCGGCGTGTTCGACGCCGTACGCAACGCGGCCGAGCAGATCGGCATGACCGCCGAGGAGCTTCTTGCGAAGGTCACCGCCTTTGGCCATGGCACCACGCAGGCCACCAATGCGGTGATCGAACGCGACGGCGCGCGCACCGGGCTTCTCGCCACGCGCGGCTTCGGCGACACGCTGGCGATCCAGCGCCTGATGGGCTTCACCGCCGGTGTGCCGGTCAGCCGGCTGGGCTGGTATTCGCGCCGCCGCTATCCGGATCCGATCGTGCCGCGCAGCCTGGTCCGCGAAGTCCGCGAGCGTGTCGATCACCAGGGCAAGGTGCTTGTCGAACTCGATGAGGACGGCGTCCGCACGGCCGTGCGCGAACTGCTCGACCAGGGCGTCCAGACCTTTGCCGTCGCCTTCCTCTGGTCGTTCCGCAACACCGACCACGAGCGGCGCGCCGGCGCGATCATCCGGGAGATGGCGCCCGACACCTATGTGACGCTGTCGAGCGACGTGGCGCCCGTCATCGGCGAATATGAGCGCACCGCGACCGCCGCGTTGAATTCCTATCTTGCGCCGAAGGTGGTCTCCTATCTCGACGGCATCGAGCAGATGCTGCGCCGTCGCGGCTTCAAGGGGGCGTTTTCCATTCTCAATTCCGCCGGCGGCGTAATGCCGGTCGCGGAGGCCGCCCGACGCCCGGTGACGCTGGTGACCTCCGGTCCGACCGGCGGCGTGATGGGCTCCGTCCACCTCGCCCGCCGGCTCGGCTATCGCAACCTGATCACCACCGACATGGGCGGCACCTCCTTCGACGTCGCCATCGTGGTCGACGAGAAACCGCTGATGTCGCTGAACCACGAGGCGGGCGGCTTCCATATCGCCACGCCAATGATCGAGGTGCGCGCGATCGGCGCCGGTGGCGGCTCCATCGCACGTGTCGTCGACGGCCAGCTTCGCGTCGGTCCCGACAGCGCCAGCGCCTGGCCGGGACCGGCCTGCTACGGCCGCGGCGGCACGGAGCCGACGGTCACGGACGCCGACGTCGTGCTCGGCATCATCGACCCCGAGACCTTCCTCGGCGGCAAGATGAAGCTCGACCGCGCTGCGGCCGAAAAGGCGGTGCGCGACCGGATCGCCGAGCCGCTCGGTCTCTCCGTCGAGGAGGCGGCCGCCGGCATCAGGCGCATCGTCGATGCGCAGATGGCCGATACGCTGCGCGAGGTCACGATCGGCCGCGGCCATGACCCGCGCGACTTCGTCATCTTCGCCTATGGCGGCGCCGGCCCCGTTCACTGCGCCGGCTACGGCGCGGAGCTTGGCGTGCCGAAGATGATCGTGCCGGTCACCTCGATGGCGCATTCCGCCTATGGAGCACTTGCCGCCGACGTCCAGTATTCCCGCGAGCGCTCGATGCTGATGCGCGGCGGTGGCGGGCCGCGCAAGCTGAGCGAGGGGCTCGACCCTTGCGCGGTCGGCTCGGCCTTCGCGGAGCTCGAGGAGGATTGCCGTACTGCCATGGAGCGGGCGGGAGTCGCTGCCGACGACGTGCGGCTGCTGCGCGCCGCCGACCTGCGTTACCGGCGCCAGACCAACGACCTGATGATCTCCTTCCCCGCCGGGGCCGTGGATCAGGCTGCGCTCGAAGAGCTCGTCGCGCGCTTCGAGGAGACCTACGAGCAGACCTACGGCAAGGGCTCCGCGTTCCGCGAAGCGGGCATCGAACTAACGAACGTGCGCGTCGAGGCCTTCGGCGCGGCGCGGAGGCCCGAGCTCAAAGTCGAAACGTCGGTCAAGGAACCGGCCGCCGGCCGCCGTCGCATCTTCGAGCCGGTCGCCATGCAGTGGATGGAGACCGCCGTCTACAACTGGCGCGACCTGCCGGTTGGCTTCCGCATCGACGGCCCGGCGGTCATCGAACATCCCGAAACCTCGGTCTTCGTCGCCGCCGGCCAGTACGCGCGGCTCGACGAGGGCGCCAACATCACCATCGAACAGAACGTGGAGGCATAG
- a CDS encoding hydantoinase B/oxoprolinase family protein → MSSAPAIDPITFEVVRNKLGAITEEQAITLKSVSGSPVVTEATDFNNGIYLPDGSIVTMGPQVIFHTGTMSTVIRSIIENFSENPGIRDGDMFILNDPYRGAIHQPDVSIVAPVFHEGRHVAWAGSCAHQLDVGGMSFGSWAIGATEIQQEAMLLPGIKLVEGGVLRQDLWQMIMGMTRLPHVLGLDLKAMIAANNVAANRLRALMDKYGADTVSTIMAEEINASERQMRQTLRELPDGVFRARDYIEHDGHENRLYEVVVTATKKGDSLTLDMTGTSPQAPGFINCTFSGMRGAALTGLLPILAPTIRWNEGIIRAVDFVAPEGILCNASWPAPISSGTISTAWIVQNVVVAALSRMVACSPAHAKEGQAVTKGHMMVMTLAGQDRDGGPFGTFLLDSTAGGGGAFVDHDGLDGSGDYCVPRPAIANVESNEANGPFLYLYRGFVPDTGGPGRMRGGAGTSLAIAPYETPGLHAMMLGHGVEVPNSTGLFGGQPGACGRNFIKRDAGDAAAIAGLAASADELKDVGVDELGPKPGRMALSPRDVLGYAFQGGGGYGDPLKRDPQAVLADIRNGHVSVGAAERQYGVVLDGDAVDAAATRGRRAEIRFGRLGRRPATEPGAKDLHLAGGRFRCGCGCDLGAASGNWKAAATTRPVGADSYGPHLRTHAELELREHLCGECGTMLEVEVVRRGDPSLHTIALSA, encoded by the coding sequence ATGAGCTCCGCTCCCGCCATCGACCCGATCACCTTCGAGGTGGTCCGCAACAAGCTCGGCGCCATCACCGAGGAACAGGCGATCACGCTCAAATCCGTTTCGGGATCGCCCGTCGTCACCGAGGCGACCGACTTCAACAACGGCATCTATCTGCCGGACGGTTCCATCGTGACGATGGGTCCGCAGGTGATCTTCCACACCGGCACGATGTCGACGGTGATCCGCTCGATCATCGAGAACTTCTCGGAGAATCCGGGCATCCGCGACGGGGACATGTTCATCCTGAACGACCCGTATCGCGGCGCGATCCACCAGCCGGACGTGTCAATCGTGGCGCCGGTGTTCCACGAAGGCCGTCACGTCGCCTGGGCGGGCTCCTGCGCGCACCAGCTCGACGTGGGCGGGATGAGCTTCGGCTCCTGGGCGATCGGCGCGACCGAGATCCAGCAGGAGGCCATGCTGCTTCCAGGCATCAAGCTCGTCGAGGGCGGCGTGCTGCGGCAAGACCTCTGGCAGATGATCATGGGCATGACGCGCCTGCCGCATGTGCTGGGCCTCGATCTCAAGGCGATGATCGCGGCCAACAACGTTGCGGCGAACAGGCTGCGCGCGCTGATGGACAAATACGGCGCCGACACCGTGTCGACCATCATGGCCGAGGAGATCAATGCCTCCGAGCGCCAGATGCGCCAGACGCTGCGCGAGCTTCCCGACGGCGTCTTCCGGGCACGCGACTACATCGAGCATGACGGGCACGAGAACCGCCTCTACGAAGTGGTCGTCACCGCGACGAAGAAGGGCGACAGCCTGACCCTTGACATGACGGGGACCTCGCCGCAGGCGCCGGGCTTCATCAACTGCACCTTCTCCGGCATGCGGGGCGCGGCCCTGACCGGCCTTCTGCCGATCCTCGCGCCGACGATCCGCTGGAACGAGGGCATCATCCGCGCTGTGGATTTCGTCGCGCCGGAGGGCATTCTCTGCAACGCCTCCTGGCCGGCCCCGATTTCCTCGGGCACGATCTCGACAGCCTGGATCGTCCAGAACGTCGTCGTGGCCGCGCTGTCGCGCATGGTTGCCTGCTCCCCAGCGCATGCGAAGGAAGGCCAGGCCGTCACCAAGGGCCACATGATGGTGATGACCTTGGCCGGCCAGGACCGCGACGGCGGCCCCTTCGGCACCTTCCTGCTCGATTCGACCGCCGGCGGCGGCGGGGCGTTCGTCGACCATGACGGTCTCGACGGTTCGGGCGACTACTGCGTGCCGCGCCCGGCGATCGCCAATGTCGAGTCCAACGAAGCGAACGGGCCCTTCCTCTACCTCTATCGTGGCTTCGTGCCCGACACCGGCGGGCCAGGGCGCATGCGCGGCGGCGCCGGCACCTCGCTGGCGATCGCGCCCTACGAGACGCCGGGTCTGCATGCGATGATGCTCGGCCATGGCGTCGAGGTGCCTAATTCCACCGGTCTTTTCGGCGGCCAACCGGGCGCTTGTGGCCGCAACTTCATTAAACGCGACGCAGGCGACGCCGCCGCGATTGCCGGGCTCGCCGCCTCGGCGGACGAACTGAAGGACGTCGGCGTCGATGAGCTTGGCCCGAAGCCGGGCCGTATGGCGCTCTCGCCGCGCGACGTGCTCGGCTACGCCTTCCAGGGTGGCGGCGGCTATGGCGATCCGCTGAAGCGCGATCCGCAGGCCGTGCTCGCCGACATCCGCAACGGCCATGTGAGCGTTGGCGCCGCCGAGCGGCAGTATGGCGTCGTGCTCGACGGCGATGCGGTGGACGCCGCAGCGACGCGTGGTCGTCGCGCGGAAATCCGGTTCGGACGGCTTGGCCGGCGGCCTGCCACGGAACCGGGAGCTAAGGACCTGCATCTTGCCGGCGGGCGTTTCCGTTGTGGTTGCGGCTGCGACCTGGGAGCTGCGAGCGGCAACTGGAAGGCGGCGGCAACGACGCGGCCGGTCGGGGCGGACAGCTACGGGCCGCATTTGCGCACCCATGCCGAGCTGGAACTGCGCGAGCATCTCTGCGGCGAGTGCGGAACGATGCTCGAAGTGGAAGTCGTGCGGCGCGGCGACCCATCCCTGCACACAATCGCGTTGAGTGCCTGA
- a CDS encoding SDR family NAD(P)-dependent oxidoreductase, whose product MASRFPTRGGVIVTGAAQGIGRRLALMLAAEGVDVCIADWNDEGGRAVVAENPDGAGRMIFVRTDVSDEASCANAVGEAEAAFGGVFGVVNNASIFSTLQMRPFWEIPTEEWDRVQNVNLKGVFNMSRAALPALRNSGAGSIVNIASSTLLFGRQNYAHYVSSKAGVMGLSRAMARELGGFNIRVNTLTPGPTFTEIERKTVTPEQREAMIRQQCLERAGAPDDIAAPIIFLLSSEARWITGQLLNVDGGMVMH is encoded by the coding sequence ATGGCATCGAGATTTCCCACGCGCGGTGGCGTGATCGTCACCGGCGCCGCCCAAGGCATTGGCCGGCGGCTGGCGTTGATGCTGGCGGCGGAAGGCGTCGACGTCTGCATTGCCGACTGGAACGATGAGGGCGGTCGCGCCGTGGTCGCGGAGAACCCTGACGGCGCCGGCCGCATGATCTTCGTCCGCACCGACGTGTCCGACGAGGCGAGCTGCGCCAATGCGGTCGGCGAGGCGGAGGCGGCGTTCGGCGGCGTGTTCGGCGTCGTCAACAACGCCTCGATCTTCTCGACGCTGCAGATGCGGCCGTTCTGGGAAATCCCGACCGAGGAATGGGATCGCGTCCAGAACGTCAACCTGAAGGGCGTCTTCAACATGTCGCGGGCGGCCCTTCCGGCACTGCGTAACTCGGGCGCGGGCTCGATCGTCAACATCGCCTCCTCGACCCTGCTCTTCGGCCGGCAGAACTATGCGCATTACGTGTCGTCGAAGGCGGGAGTGATGGGGCTGAGCCGCGCCATGGCGCGCGAACTCGGCGGATTCAATATCCGCGTCAACACGCTGACGCCCGGGCCGACCTTCACCGAGATCGAGCGCAAGACGGTCACGCCGGAGCAGCGCGAGGCGATGATCCGCCAGCAATGCCTCGAGCGGGCCGGCGCGCCGGACGACATCGCGGCGCCGATCATCTTCCTGCTGTCGTCCGAGGCGCGCTGGATCACCGGCCAGCTGCTCAATGTGGACGGCGGGATGGTGATGCACTGA
- a CDS encoding aldehyde dehydrogenase family protein encodes MAYVTQADRMLIGGELVHASDGAFDESINPATEEVIGRVPRATVADVDAAVTAADAAWPAWAELTPAARGRVLRDFGQALRARAEEILRVEVADTGNTITPMRGDVGVAVDSLDYYAGLIHELKGETIPATHENLHMTVREPYGVVVRIAPFNHPLMFAVARTAAALAAGNAVVVKPPETSPLSAMILAEIARDALPPGVFNIVTGDGRTAGDALVRHPLVKRIAFIGSPATGRAIQRAAADVAVKHVTLELGGKNPLIAFPDTDPEAIADAAIRGMNFSWQGQSCGSTSRLLLHEDIHDRVLSLVIDKVKAIRLGDPQDPATGMGPVNSRMQYDKVLAFFEAAKKDGARLMTGGRRPEGAGFERGFWVEPTVYAGVEPGMRLWQEEVFGPILSVGKWKTFDEAVELANSTEYGLTGAVWSNDINNALRMVRRIRAGHTWVNGCSAHYLGVPFGGMKNSGVGREEGIEEMLSYTETKTINIVLR; translated from the coding sequence ATGGCCTATGTGACGCAAGCCGACCGGATGCTCATCGGCGGAGAGCTGGTTCACGCCAGCGACGGGGCGTTCGACGAATCGATCAATCCGGCGACCGAGGAGGTGATCGGCCGCGTGCCGCGCGCCACCGTGGCGGACGTCGATGCGGCCGTCACCGCAGCCGATGCGGCCTGGCCGGCCTGGGCGGAGCTGACGCCCGCCGCGCGCGGTCGCGTGCTGCGCGATTTCGGCCAGGCGCTGCGCGCCCGCGCCGAGGAGATCCTTCGTGTCGAAGTGGCCGACACCGGCAACACGATCACGCCGATGCGCGGCGATGTCGGCGTCGCGGTCGACAGCCTCGACTATTACGCCGGTCTCATCCACGAGCTGAAGGGTGAGACCATTCCCGCCACGCACGAGAACCTGCACATGACGGTTCGCGAGCCCTATGGCGTGGTCGTGCGCATCGCGCCGTTCAACCATCCGCTGATGTTTGCGGTCGCCCGCACCGCCGCGGCACTCGCCGCCGGCAACGCGGTGGTGGTCAAGCCGCCGGAGACGAGCCCGCTGTCGGCGATGATCCTGGCCGAGATCGCCCGCGATGCACTGCCGCCGGGGGTGTTCAACATCGTGACCGGCGACGGGCGCACGGCCGGCGACGCGCTGGTGCGCCATCCGCTGGTGAAGCGCATAGCCTTCATCGGTTCGCCGGCCACCGGACGCGCCATCCAGCGCGCGGCGGCCGATGTCGCGGTCAAGCACGTCACGTTGGAGCTTGGCGGCAAGAACCCGCTGATCGCCTTCCCGGACACCGATCCAGAGGCGATCGCCGACGCGGCGATCCGCGGCATGAACTTCTCCTGGCAGGGCCAGTCCTGCGGGTCGACGTCGCGTCTCCTGTTGCACGAGGATATCCACGACCGCGTGCTCTCGCTGGTGATCGATAAGGTCAAGGCGATCCGCCTCGGCGACCCGCAAGACCCCGCGACCGGTATGGGGCCGGTCAATTCGCGCATGCAGTACGACAAGGTGCTGGCCTTCTTCGAGGCGGCGAAGAAGGATGGCGCACGGCTGATGACGGGTGGGCGCAGGCCCGAAGGCGCGGGCTTCGAACGCGGCTTCTGGGTCGAGCCGACCGTCTATGCCGGTGTCGAGCCCGGAATGCGCCTCTGGCAGGAAGAGGTGTTCGGACCGATCCTCTCCGTCGGCAAATGGAAGACGTTCGACGAGGCCGTGGAACTGGCGAACAGCACCGAATACGGCCTGACCGGCGCGGTGTGGAGCAACGACATCAACAACGCGCTGCGCATGGTGCGCCGGATCCGCGCCGGCCACACCTGGGTCAACGGCTGCTCGGCGCATTATCTCGGCGTGCCCTTCGGGGGCATGAAGAACTCCGGCGTCGGCCGCGAGGAGGGCATCGAGGAGATGCTCAGCTACACCGAGACGAAGACCATCAACATCGTACTGCGGTAG
- a CDS encoding class II aldolase/adducin family protein: MHDDAIVRTTIQELVIANRALAAENVIDDFGHVSARHPLRPDRFLLSRSRSPMLVSADDIMEFELDGTPVDQNGRRVYAERFIHAAIFAARPEVNCVTHHHARSVLPFTVTDTVLRPMFHMASVIGHAVPVWESQDEFGDTNMLVDTLPMGESLARALGDGTCALLRGHGAVCAASTIAGACLVSVYLKENAEMVLNALPLGAPRYLTAGEVDKAAAMLLSPMPLERAWTYRKAKAGFHGL; encoded by the coding sequence ATGCACGACGACGCCATTGTCAGGACGACCATCCAGGAACTCGTCATCGCCAACCGGGCGCTCGCGGCGGAGAACGTCATCGACGATTTCGGCCATGTCAGCGCCCGCCATCCCCTGCGGCCGGACCGCTTTCTCCTGTCGCGGTCGCGCTCGCCGATGCTGGTCAGCGCCGACGACATCATGGAGTTCGAACTGGACGGCACGCCGGTCGACCAGAACGGGCGGCGCGTCTATGCCGAACGCTTCATCCACGCCGCGATCTTCGCCGCGCGACCGGAGGTGAACTGCGTGACGCATCACCACGCCCGCTCGGTCCTGCCCTTCACGGTGACTGACACCGTGTTGCGTCCGATGTTTCACATGGCGTCCGTGATCGGTCACGCCGTTCCGGTCTGGGAAAGCCAGGACGAGTTCGGCGACACGAACATGCTGGTTGACACGCTGCCGATGGGAGAGTCTCTCGCACGGGCTCTCGGCGACGGCACCTGTGCACTGCTGCGGGGCCATGGCGCGGTCTGCGCGGCGTCGACGATCGCCGGGGCCTGTCTCGTCTCGGTCTATCTCAAGGAAAACGCCGAGATGGTGCTGAACGCCTTGCCGCTGGGCGCGCCGCGTTACCTGACGGCGGGCGAGGTCGACAAGGCCGCCGCGATGCTGCTGAGCCCGATGCCGCTCGAGCGGGCATGGACCTACCGAAAGGCGAAGGCGGGTTTCCACGGGCTCTGA
- a CDS encoding LysR family transcriptional regulator, producing the protein MQRLFASQATLHKLEIFCLVCQLQSVTRAAEKIGVAQPVVTAHLRFLEDKLGVRLFAKQGRRIALTEAGERALDWATEIVTRTREFERELGAPAGDLTGSAALAASMTVASYSLPPTLARFSRINPASTVTVSVSNPQGVTDAVRSGACDFGLTILDPRHDIDGLVVERLWEEQFILIAAPDYQGLGAQATAAELATIPFVSAPRNQVRRELEEDALRAYGIVRENIKLEFGHPEAIKQAVRAHAGVAFVMETSVRNELANGQLRHIAVPQIKLGVPTFLVHRRGKSFSRLQRLLMEFLRAELKPTSNGTGEQDDD; encoded by the coding sequence ATGCAACGTCTCTTCGCGTCGCAGGCGACGCTGCACAAGCTCGAGATCTTCTGTCTCGTCTGCCAGCTCCAGAGCGTCACGCGGGCCGCCGAGAAGATCGGCGTGGCGCAGCCGGTCGTTACGGCGCATCTCCGGTTTCTGGAGGACAAGCTCGGCGTGCGGCTCTTTGCGAAGCAGGGCCGCCGCATTGCTCTGACAGAGGCAGGCGAGCGAGCGCTCGACTGGGCGACGGAGATCGTGACCCGGACGCGCGAGTTCGAGCGCGAGCTCGGCGCACCGGCGGGCGACCTCACCGGTTCGGCGGCACTCGCCGCCTCGATGACCGTGGCCTCCTACAGCCTGCCGCCGACGCTCGCGCGGTTCAGTCGCATCAATCCGGCCTCGACGGTCACCGTCAGCGTCTCCAATCCGCAGGGCGTGACGGATGCGGTCCGCAGCGGCGCCTGCGACTTCGGCCTGACCATCCTCGATCCGCGTCACGACATCGACGGTCTTGTGGTGGAACGCCTCTGGGAGGAGCAGTTTATCCTGATCGCGGCGCCGGACTATCAAGGTCTCGGCGCGCAGGCGACCGCCGCCGAGCTTGCGACGATCCCTTTCGTCAGCGCGCCGCGCAACCAGGTCCGCAGGGAGCTGGAGGAGGATGCGCTGCGCGCCTACGGCATCGTCCGCGAGAACATCAAGCTGGAGTTCGGCCACCCGGAAGCGATCAAACAGGCGGTGCGCGCCCATGCCGGCGTGGCCTTCGTCATGGAGACGTCCGTGCGCAACGAGCTGGCCAACGGGCAGCTTCGGCACATCGCGGTGCCGCAGATCAAGCTGGGGGTCCCGACATTCCTCGTCCACCGGCGCGGCAAGAGCTTCTCGCGCCTGCAGCGGCTGCTGATGGAGTTCCTGCGCGCGGAGTTGAAGCCGACCTCGAACGGCACCGGCGAACAGGACGACGACTGA
- a CDS encoding metal ABC transporter solute-binding protein, Zn/Mn family, translated as MPRLYLLASVATAATIAVAGTASAKPLKVVASFTVLADVAKEIGDSNVEVKTIVPPDGDPHKYEPTLDDAKNLRG; from the coding sequence ATGCCTAGATTGTATCTTCTGGCTTCCGTAGCGACGGCGGCCACGATTGCAGTGGCAGGTACGGCTTCGGCCAAACCGCTCAAGGTGGTCGCAAGCTTCACCGTTCTCGCCGATGTAGCGAAAGAAATCGGAGACTCGAATGTCGAGGTCAAAACCATCGTGCCCCCGGACGGCGATCCTCATAAATACGAACCGACGTTGGATGATGCCAAGAACCTCAGAGGCTGA
- a CDS encoding glutathione S-transferase family protein, whose amino-acid sequence MTTAHHIGVPRDGDPTLFYSPGACSLASHIALEESGHPYRAIETLLAKNQHQTPEFLEINPRGRVPALSVDGKVITENTAILTWIATAYPEAGLLPTDLISRMQCVAQMAWFSNTPHIFQRARFRPHRFVDHEDMHDAIRTKAASSYWECMREIDALIGDNHWMMGDAYTVVDPYALVFYGWGTSNGLPMQDLKNYTRHKVQMLQRPAVIAVIEREQNRHFLTK is encoded by the coding sequence ATGACTACGGCGCATCACATCGGCGTACCCCGCGACGGCGACCCGACGCTCTTCTACAGCCCAGGCGCCTGCTCGCTGGCCTCCCACATCGCGCTCGAGGAAAGCGGGCACCCCTACCGCGCGATCGAGACTCTTCTGGCCAAGAACCAGCACCAGACGCCGGAATTCCTCGAGATCAATCCACGCGGCCGAGTGCCCGCGCTCAGCGTGGACGGCAAGGTGATCACGGAGAACACCGCAATCTTGACGTGGATCGCGACCGCCTATCCGGAGGCCGGCTTGCTTCCCACGGACCTCATTTCGCGCATGCAGTGCGTCGCGCAGATGGCGTGGTTCTCGAACACGCCGCACATCTTCCAGCGCGCCAGGTTCCGGCCGCACCGCTTCGTCGACCACGAGGACATGCACGACGCCATCAGGACCAAGGCAGCATCAAGCTACTGGGAATGCATGCGGGAGATCGATGCGCTGATCGGCGACAATCACTGGATGATGGGGGATGCCTACACCGTCGTCGATCCCTATGCGCTCGTGTTCTACGGTTGGGGAACCAGCAATGGCCTGCCGATGCAGGATCTTAAAAACTACACGCGGCACAAGGTGCAAATGCTGCAGCGTCCGGCCGTCATTGCCGTCATCGAGCGTGAACAGAACCGGCATTTCCTGACGAAGTAG